One genomic region from Clarias gariepinus isolate MV-2021 ecotype Netherlands chromosome 22, CGAR_prim_01v2, whole genome shotgun sequence encodes:
- the camkvl gene encoding caM kinase-like vesicle-associated, like isoform X2 — MPFGCLALRDGRTYNSLSDITDKYEIGQVLKAKEFCELCLVKEQQTDKVYVCKKFLKKDGKKVRKAAKNEIMILKMVNHPNILKLIDAFETRKEFYIIQELATGGDVFDWILDQGNYTERDAANVIRQVLEAVAYLHSLNIVHRNLKLENLMYYTENNHKKVVLRDFYLSRFENGSITEPCGTPEYLAPEVVARHRYGRPVDCWAIGVIMYMLLSGNPPFYDETEEENTDMHNRIIFCRIVAGDYEFDSPYWDDISPAAKELLCRLMEVDQMLRITAQDALWHEWIAGNGASEKNLKDGVCAQFEKNFAKAKWRKAIRVTTFMQRLRASELGSAEVTTEGKRSVQADEEGSEGVTTDSGGVSSVSMSNEVTVESAPVEVQERKVQEEKEMQGSTNLDTSKPLAQTNSATQTQVEEQNRVVEKKATVDGSHKMAAMLGQEKPEACKEPTPSAYTKSFDCPKSKCTTEKEATDKKITPDSRRRMAANLSLDHGLGHGPKAGSPTVEKEQAVANEEKAEAAGKQEKSPRSWCQTQLPETVAEGQVGPGTIGETSPGDGEMEEDGRDMSGRHAHSLYASIDSSSLGHKKTVYVQEQRDTSHGAACRNPYCSPYSVSSGAAYEDLQEGDASTDWQMDSVIEQIEKQMAAVLEKIEGDMPSLLEHIRDCPESLPRAKSAQSSPSFRHRSSHDRSTPPPLPTTPRPTMPSLPHLTIPPPSYPPPNPPTQTQGLNQLTTEQDDQDEQRGSAKLSQSPRGAVSGKCL, encoded by the exons ATGCCATTTGGGTGCCTTGCCCTGCGAGATGGGAGGACGTACAACAGCCTGTCAGACATCACCGATAAATATGAGATCGGGCAGGTCCTAAAGGC GAAGGAGTTTTGCGAGCTGTGCCTGGTGAAGGAACAGCAGACAGACAAGGTCTATGTGTGCAAGAAATTCCTCAAGAAAGACGGCAAAAAAGTGCGGAAGGCTGCCAAGAATGAGATCATGATCCTGAAAAT GGTCAACCACCCAAACATTCTAAAGCTGATAGATGCGTTTGAGACCAGGAAGGAGTTTTACATCATCCAAGAGCT GGCCACAGGTGGGGATGTGTTTGATTGGATCCTGGATCAAGGGAACTACACAGAGAGAGATGCGGCCAATGTAATACGACAGGTCCTAGAGGCAGTGGCTTACCTCCACTCCCTTAACATAGTTCACAGGAACTTAAAG CTGGAGAACTTGATGTACTACACAGAGAATAACCACAAGAAAGTAGTCCTCCGTGATTTCTATCTCTCCCGGTTTGAGAACGGCTCTATCACAGAACCATGTGGAACACCAGAGTATCTAG CTCCAGAGGTGGTGGCTCGACATCGGTATGGAAGGCCAGTTGATTGCTGGGCCATCGGGGTCATCATGTACATGCT GCTGTCAGGAAACCCTCCCTTCTATGATGAGACGGAAGAGGAGAACACAGACATGCACAACCGTATTATCTTCTGCCGAATTGTTGCTGGAGACTATGAGTTTGACTCTCCCTACTGGGATGACATATCACCTGCAG CTAAAGAGTTGTTGTGTAGGCTGATGGAGGTTGACCAGATGCTACGAATTACAGCACAAGATGCCCTGTGGCACGAGTG GATCGCTGGAAATGGAGCCTCCGAAAAAAACCTGAAAGATGGAGTTTGTGCACAGTTCGAGAAGAACTTTGCAAAGGCCAAGTGGAGG AAAGCGATCAGAGTCACTACATTCATGCAGCGTCTTCGGGCCTCAGAGTTGGGCTCTGCAGAAGTGACAACAGAGGGAAAGAGGAGTGTCCAGGCGGATGAAGAAGGAAGTGAGGGAGTCACTACTGACTCGGGGGGCGTGTCATCAGTCAGCATGTCCAATGAGGTGACAGTGGAAAGCGCACCAGTTGAGGTTCAAGAGAGAAAAGTGCAAGAGGAAAAGGAGATGCAAGGGAGCACAAATTTAGACACGTCAAAGCCACTGGCACAAACAAACTCCGCAACCCAGACACAAGTGGAAGAGCAAAACAGGGTGGttgaaaaaaaagcaactgTGGATGGCTCTCACAAAATGGCAGCTATGTTGGGGCAAGAAAAACCAGAGGCATGCAAGGAACCCACCCCTAGTGCATACACGAAATCCTTTGACTGCCCAAAAAGTAAATGTACTACAGAAAAAGAAGCCACAGACAAGAAAATAACACCTGATAGCCGTCGCAGAATGGCTGCTAACTTGTCTCTGGACCATGGTTTAGGGCATGGTCCCAAGGCTGGCAGTCCAACTGTTGAGAAGGAACAGGCAGTAGCAAATGAGGAGAAGGCAGAGGCAGCAGGTAAGCAAGAAAAATCCCCCAGAAGCTGGTGTCAGACCCAACTCCCTGAGACAGTAGCGGAGGGACAGGTAGGTCCTGGCACAATAGGAGAAACTAGTCCTGGAGATGGGGAGATGGAAGAAGACGGAAGAGACATGTCAGGAAGGCATGCACACAGTTTGTATGCTAGTATTGATTCTTCAAGTTTGGGGCATAAGAAGACTGTGTATGTGCAAGAACAGAGAGATACAAGCCATGGTGCTGCTTGTAGGAATCCATATTGTTCTCCCTACTCTGTCAGCAGTGGGGCAGCATACGAAGATCTACAAGAAGGGGATGCCAGTACCGACTGGCAAATGGACAGCGTGATTGAACAGATAGAAAAGCAAATGGCAGCTGTACTTGAGAAGATTGAAGGCGACATGCCTTCCCTCCTGGAGCACATCAGGGACTGTCCTGAGAGTCTGCCAAGAGCAAAAAGCGCTCAGTCCTCTCCTTCATTTCGGCACCGTTCCTCTCACGACCGTTCTACTCCACCACCTCTTCCTACCACTCCACGGCCAACCATGCCATCTCTACCACACCTCACCATTCCCCCACCTTCCTATCCACCTCCCAACCCACCCACTCAAACCCAAGGTCTCAACCAACTCACCACTGAGCAGGATGATCAAGACGAACAAAGGGGATCGGCAAAACTGAGCCAGTCACCAAGAGGAGCTGTTTCAGGCAAATGCTTATGA
- the camkvl gene encoding caM kinase-like vesicle-associated, like isoform X1 encodes MSMHHQNVDAVMPFGCLALRDGRTYNSLSDITDKYEIGQVLKAKEFCELCLVKEQQTDKVYVCKKFLKKDGKKVRKAAKNEIMILKMVNHPNILKLIDAFETRKEFYIIQELATGGDVFDWILDQGNYTERDAANVIRQVLEAVAYLHSLNIVHRNLKLENLMYYTENNHKKVVLRDFYLSRFENGSITEPCGTPEYLAPEVVARHRYGRPVDCWAIGVIMYMLLSGNPPFYDETEEENTDMHNRIIFCRIVAGDYEFDSPYWDDISPAAKELLCRLMEVDQMLRITAQDALWHEWIAGNGASEKNLKDGVCAQFEKNFAKAKWRKAIRVTTFMQRLRASELGSAEVTTEGKRSVQADEEGSEGVTTDSGGVSSVSMSNEVTVESAPVEVQERKVQEEKEMQGSTNLDTSKPLAQTNSATQTQVEEQNRVVEKKATVDGSHKMAAMLGQEKPEACKEPTPSAYTKSFDCPKSKCTTEKEATDKKITPDSRRRMAANLSLDHGLGHGPKAGSPTVEKEQAVANEEKAEAAGKQEKSPRSWCQTQLPETVAEGQVGPGTIGETSPGDGEMEEDGRDMSGRHAHSLYASIDSSSLGHKKTVYVQEQRDTSHGAACRNPYCSPYSVSSGAAYEDLQEGDASTDWQMDSVIEQIEKQMAAVLEKIEGDMPSLLEHIRDCPESLPRAKSAQSSPSFRHRSSHDRSTPPPLPTTPRPTMPSLPHLTIPPPSYPPPNPPTQTQGLNQLTTEQDDQDEQRGSAKLSQSPRGAVSGKCL; translated from the exons GTAGATGCTGTCATGCCATTTGGGTGCCTTGCCCTGCGAGATGGGAGGACGTACAACAGCCTGTCAGACATCACCGATAAATATGAGATCGGGCAGGTCCTAAAGGC GAAGGAGTTTTGCGAGCTGTGCCTGGTGAAGGAACAGCAGACAGACAAGGTCTATGTGTGCAAGAAATTCCTCAAGAAAGACGGCAAAAAAGTGCGGAAGGCTGCCAAGAATGAGATCATGATCCTGAAAAT GGTCAACCACCCAAACATTCTAAAGCTGATAGATGCGTTTGAGACCAGGAAGGAGTTTTACATCATCCAAGAGCT GGCCACAGGTGGGGATGTGTTTGATTGGATCCTGGATCAAGGGAACTACACAGAGAGAGATGCGGCCAATGTAATACGACAGGTCCTAGAGGCAGTGGCTTACCTCCACTCCCTTAACATAGTTCACAGGAACTTAAAG CTGGAGAACTTGATGTACTACACAGAGAATAACCACAAGAAAGTAGTCCTCCGTGATTTCTATCTCTCCCGGTTTGAGAACGGCTCTATCACAGAACCATGTGGAACACCAGAGTATCTAG CTCCAGAGGTGGTGGCTCGACATCGGTATGGAAGGCCAGTTGATTGCTGGGCCATCGGGGTCATCATGTACATGCT GCTGTCAGGAAACCCTCCCTTCTATGATGAGACGGAAGAGGAGAACACAGACATGCACAACCGTATTATCTTCTGCCGAATTGTTGCTGGAGACTATGAGTTTGACTCTCCCTACTGGGATGACATATCACCTGCAG CTAAAGAGTTGTTGTGTAGGCTGATGGAGGTTGACCAGATGCTACGAATTACAGCACAAGATGCCCTGTGGCACGAGTG GATCGCTGGAAATGGAGCCTCCGAAAAAAACCTGAAAGATGGAGTTTGTGCACAGTTCGAGAAGAACTTTGCAAAGGCCAAGTGGAGG AAAGCGATCAGAGTCACTACATTCATGCAGCGTCTTCGGGCCTCAGAGTTGGGCTCTGCAGAAGTGACAACAGAGGGAAAGAGGAGTGTCCAGGCGGATGAAGAAGGAAGTGAGGGAGTCACTACTGACTCGGGGGGCGTGTCATCAGTCAGCATGTCCAATGAGGTGACAGTGGAAAGCGCACCAGTTGAGGTTCAAGAGAGAAAAGTGCAAGAGGAAAAGGAGATGCAAGGGAGCACAAATTTAGACACGTCAAAGCCACTGGCACAAACAAACTCCGCAACCCAGACACAAGTGGAAGAGCAAAACAGGGTGGttgaaaaaaaagcaactgTGGATGGCTCTCACAAAATGGCAGCTATGTTGGGGCAAGAAAAACCAGAGGCATGCAAGGAACCCACCCCTAGTGCATACACGAAATCCTTTGACTGCCCAAAAAGTAAATGTACTACAGAAAAAGAAGCCACAGACAAGAAAATAACACCTGATAGCCGTCGCAGAATGGCTGCTAACTTGTCTCTGGACCATGGTTTAGGGCATGGTCCCAAGGCTGGCAGTCCAACTGTTGAGAAGGAACAGGCAGTAGCAAATGAGGAGAAGGCAGAGGCAGCAGGTAAGCAAGAAAAATCCCCCAGAAGCTGGTGTCAGACCCAACTCCCTGAGACAGTAGCGGAGGGACAGGTAGGTCCTGGCACAATAGGAGAAACTAGTCCTGGAGATGGGGAGATGGAAGAAGACGGAAGAGACATGTCAGGAAGGCATGCACACAGTTTGTATGCTAGTATTGATTCTTCAAGTTTGGGGCATAAGAAGACTGTGTATGTGCAAGAACAGAGAGATACAAGCCATGGTGCTGCTTGTAGGAATCCATATTGTTCTCCCTACTCTGTCAGCAGTGGGGCAGCATACGAAGATCTACAAGAAGGGGATGCCAGTACCGACTGGCAAATGGACAGCGTGATTGAACAGATAGAAAAGCAAATGGCAGCTGTACTTGAGAAGATTGAAGGCGACATGCCTTCCCTCCTGGAGCACATCAGGGACTGTCCTGAGAGTCTGCCAAGAGCAAAAAGCGCTCAGTCCTCTCCTTCATTTCGGCACCGTTCCTCTCACGACCGTTCTACTCCACCACCTCTTCCTACCACTCCACGGCCAACCATGCCATCTCTACCACACCTCACCATTCCCCCACCTTCCTATCCACCTCCCAACCCACCCACTCAAACCCAAGGTCTCAACCAACTCACCACTGAGCAGGATGATCAAGACGAACAAAGGGGATCGGCAAAACTGAGCCAGTCACCAAGAGGAGCTGTTTCAGGCAAATGCTTATGA